From Candidatus Rokuibacteriota bacterium:
CGCGCCGCACACGCTCGAGACCGACCCGACGCTCACGTCGCTGCTCGCCGACGGCTACGTGGGCGAGGTCCTGGCGGTGGAGCTGCACGCGAGCCAGGGGCGCTTCGTCGATTCCGACGGCCCGCTGCATTGGCGCCACCAGGTGTCGCTCAGTGGCCACAACATCCTGAACATGGGCATCTGGTACGAAGCCATGATGCGCTGGCTCGGCCCGGCTCGCCGCGTGATGGCGATGACCAAGATCGCCGTCGCGCGCAGGGCCGACGGCGGCGGCACCTGGCACGACGTCAAGGTGCCCGATCACGTCGACATCCTTGCCACCTTCAAGCGGGATGCGGTCGCCCACATGCGATTCAGCGCCGTCACCGGGTTGGCGCCGGCCGCCGGGGTGTGGATCTTCGGGAGCGAGGGCACGCTGCGTCTCGAGGCGGACGCCAAGCGCCTCTCGGGCGCGAAGCGCGGCGACAAGGAGCTGCGCGAGATCCCGATCCCCACGGCGCGGCGGGTCGGCTGGCGCGTCGAGGAGGAATTCGTCAACGCGATCCGCGGCCGCGAGAAGATCACGCGCACCAATTTCGAAGACGGCGTCCGCTACATGGAGTTCACGGACGCGGTGACCCGGAGCGCCGCCGAGGGCCGGGCTGTCGACGTCGCCCAGCTGTAACCCGCGGGAGGGGCCGGTAGGATAGGGGGCCATGCCGGTAGGATAGGGGCCATGGAGACACCGATGCGAGTTCTTCCGCAACAGATCCGCCGGCAGCTCGGCTCGGTCCTGCGCGCCTGGGGTATGTCGGACGCCCACGCTGAGACCACGGCCGAGATGATGCTCGAGACCGACCTGCGGGGCGTCGATTCGCACGGCATCTCGATGCTGCCGACGTACGACCGCGAGTTCCGCAGCGGCCGGCTCAACATGCGCCCCGTGTTCAAAACCGTTCGCGAGGGCCCGGCCGTGGCGCTGATCGACGCCGACGCGTCGCTCGGCCATCCGGTCTCGGTGCACGCGATGAACCTCGCCGTCG
This genomic window contains:
- a CDS encoding Gfo/Idh/MocA family oxidoreductase; the protein is MATQTIRVGFIGAGANTRLHHLPKLRAQPGVELAAVANRSRESGERVAKEFGIARVHDDWREVVRAPDLDAICIGTWPYMHCEMTLAALDAGKHVLCEARMAMNAAEGRRMLEASRKAPQLVAQLVPAPHTLETDPTLTSLLADGYVGEVLAVELHASQGRFVDSDGPLHWRHQVSLSGHNILNMGIWYEAMMRWLGPARRVMAMTKIAVARRADGGGTWHDVKVPDHVDILATFKRDAVAHMRFSAVTGLAPAAGVWIFGSEGTLRLEADAKRLSGAKRGDKELREIPIPTARRVGWRVEEEFVNAIRGREKITRTNFEDGVRYMEFTDAVTRSAAEGRAVDVAQL